Proteins from one Chelonia mydas isolate rCheMyd1 chromosome 14, rCheMyd1.pri.v2, whole genome shotgun sequence genomic window:
- the LOC102929380 gene encoding C-type lectin domain family 2 member D isoform X9, which translates to MNLQGGDTAVSVLIVQKMAEESPEVTSDTSRGVNVSMLQGHGPVAERRRDVDFSLKCIKDKRIPITVTVVITALIIVIIALAAKKTPPCPRCPPHVTAACPDGWVGYQGNCYFFSETEGNWSTSQSHCSSLNASLASIESLTELNFMLRYRGIPYCWIGLQREQGQGQPWKWTNGTIFNNLFPVRGEGQCAYLNEHGVSSSRCYSERHFICKQPDECSRRKPSAAGGDTMAKIT; encoded by the exons GTGGAGACACAGCAGTCTCGGTGCTGATTGTCCAGAAAATGGCCGAAGAGAGCCCCGAAGTGACAAGCGATACCA GTAGAGGAGTGAATGTCTCAATGCTGCAGGGTCACGGACCAGTGGCAGAAAGGAGAAGAGATGTAG atttCAGCCTGAAATGCATTAAAGATAAACGGATTCCAATTACCGTTACTGTCGTCATCACAGCTTTGATCATCGTCATAATTGCGCTGGCGG CCAAGAAGACTCCTCCCTGCCCACGCTGCCCGCCCCATGTCACTGCTGCGTGCCCGGACGGCTGGGTTGGATACCAAGGGAACTGCTACTTCTTCTCAGAGACTGAAGGGAACTGGAGCACGAGCCAGAGCCACTGCTCTTCCCTCAACGCCTCCCTGGCTTCGATTGAGTCCCTGACGGAGCTG AATTTCATGCTGCGCTATAGGGGGATCCCTTACTGCTGGATTGGCCTCCAGAGGGAGCAAGGCCAGGGCCAGCCCTGGAAGTGGACCAACGGTACCATATTCAACAACCT GTTTCCGGTCAGAGGGGAAGGGCAGTGCGCCTACCTGAATGAACATGGGGTCAGCAGCTCCCGATGCTACTCAGAGAGACATTTCATCTGCAAGCAGCCGGACGAGTGCTCTAGAAGGAAGCCAAGCGCCGCAGGAGGGGACACAATGGCTAAGATCACTTAA
- the LOC102929380 gene encoding C-type lectin domain family 2 member D isoform X10 has protein sequence MAEESPEVTSDTSRGVNVSMLQGHGPVAERRRDVDFSLKCIKDKRIPITVTVVITALIIVIIALAAKKTPPCPRCPPHVTAACPDGWVGYQGNCYFFSETEGNWSTSQSHCSSLNASLASIESLTELNFMLRYRGIPYCWIGLQREQGQGQPWKWTNGTIFNNLFPVRGEGQCAYLNEHGVSSSRCYSERHFICKQPDECSRRKPSAAGGDTMAKIT, from the exons ATGGCCGAAGAGAGCCCCGAAGTGACAAGCGATACCA GTAGAGGAGTGAATGTCTCAATGCTGCAGGGTCACGGACCAGTGGCAGAAAGGAGAAGAGATGTAG atttCAGCCTGAAATGCATTAAAGATAAACGGATTCCAATTACCGTTACTGTCGTCATCACAGCTTTGATCATCGTCATAATTGCGCTGGCGG CCAAGAAGACTCCTCCCTGCCCACGCTGCCCGCCCCATGTCACTGCTGCGTGCCCGGACGGCTGGGTTGGATACCAAGGGAACTGCTACTTCTTCTCAGAGACTGAAGGGAACTGGAGCACGAGCCAGAGCCACTGCTCTTCCCTCAACGCCTCCCTGGCTTCGATTGAGTCCCTGACGGAGCTG AATTTCATGCTGCGCTATAGGGGGATCCCTTACTGCTGGATTGGCCTCCAGAGGGAGCAAGGCCAGGGCCAGCCCTGGAAGTGGACCAACGGTACCATATTCAACAACCT GTTTCCGGTCAGAGGGGAAGGGCAGTGCGCCTACCTGAATGAACATGGGGTCAGCAGCTCCCGATGCTACTCAGAGAGACATTTCATCTGCAAGCAGCCGGACGAGTGCTCTAGAAGGAAGCCAAGCGCCGCAGGAGGGGACACAATGGCTAAGATCACTTAA
- the LOC102929380 gene encoding C-type lectin domain family 2 member D isoform X11 — MNLQGGDTAVSVLIVQKMAEESPEVTSDTNFSLKCIKDKRIPITVTVVITALIIVIIALAAKKTPPCPRCPPHVTAACPDGWVGYQGNCYFFSETEGNWSTSQSHCSSLNASLASIESLTELNFMLRYRGIPYCWIGLQREQGQGQPWKWTNGTIFNNLFPVRGEGQCAYLNEHGVSSSRCYSERHFICKQPDECSRRKPSAAGGDTMAKIT, encoded by the exons GTGGAGACACAGCAGTCTCGGTGCTGATTGTCCAGAAAATGGCCGAAGAGAGCCCCGAAGTGACAAGCGATACCA atttCAGCCTGAAATGCATTAAAGATAAACGGATTCCAATTACCGTTACTGTCGTCATCACAGCTTTGATCATCGTCATAATTGCGCTGGCGG CCAAGAAGACTCCTCCCTGCCCACGCTGCCCGCCCCATGTCACTGCTGCGTGCCCGGACGGCTGGGTTGGATACCAAGGGAACTGCTACTTCTTCTCAGAGACTGAAGGGAACTGGAGCACGAGCCAGAGCCACTGCTCTTCCCTCAACGCCTCCCTGGCTTCGATTGAGTCCCTGACGGAGCTG AATTTCATGCTGCGCTATAGGGGGATCCCTTACTGCTGGATTGGCCTCCAGAGGGAGCAAGGCCAGGGCCAGCCCTGGAAGTGGACCAACGGTACCATATTCAACAACCT GTTTCCGGTCAGAGGGGAAGGGCAGTGCGCCTACCTGAATGAACATGGGGTCAGCAGCTCCCGATGCTACTCAGAGAGACATTTCATCTGCAAGCAGCCGGACGAGTGCTCTAGAAGGAAGCCAAGCGCCGCAGGAGGGGACACAATGGCTAAGATCACTTAA